A single window of Gossypium hirsutum isolate 1008001.06 chromosome A10, Gossypium_hirsutum_v2.1, whole genome shotgun sequence DNA harbors:
- the LOC107897197 gene encoding kinesin-like protein KIN-13B, with product MNGMGRQGKRSGAAGLQVHHQRQHSDNFLETTSNGRWLQSAGLQHLHSSNNSIPPLQDYAFYGGGDGGGQGSRMYRNMQREFNMGNDFFTEPTTPPVGSRPSSQRMNGDQSPNEFSPGLLDLHSFDTELLPEMPVPNLYNGPSLYNPVRGRSFDDSEPYISNKQTGRGGVVPENELLKSFAVDKEKVNSVAKIKVVVRKRPLNKKELAKNEEDIIETLSNSLVVHETKLKVDLTEYMEKHEFVFDAVLNEEVSNDEVYRETVEPIVPIIFQRTKATCFAYGQTGSGKTYTMKPLPLKASRDILRLMHHTYRNQGFHLFVSFFEIYGGKLYDLLSDRKKLCMREDGKQQVCIVGLQEFRVSDVETIKELIEKGNATRSTGTTGANEESSRSHAILQLAIKRSVDGKESKPPRVVGKLSFIDLAGSERGADTTDNDKQTRMEGAEINKSLLALKECIRALDNDQGHIPFRGSKLTEVLRDSFMGNSRTVMISCISPSSGSCEHTLNTLRYADRVKSLSKGGNSKKDDLSSTMNLKESTAQPLSSVLPTASTFEDDINNTWPDQNERDDFNVPEDSFEQEILMWKKNGKLDQYGFSTAVENKLRKPNGQTKWKEPIRSDIKHSKSDDDLNALLQEEEDLVNAHRKQVEETMNIVKEEMNLLVEADQPGNQLDDYISRLTTILSQKAAGITQLQTRLANFQRRLKEHNVLVSSSGY from the exons ATGAACGGAATGGGGAGACAGGGGAAGAGATCTGGTGCGGCAGGGTTGCAGGTTCACCATCAGAGACAACACTCGGATAACTTCTTGGAAACGACATCCAATGGAAGGTGGCTTCAGTCTGCTGGTCTTCAGCATCTTCACTCTTCTAACAACTCCATTCCTCCTCTTCAG GATTATGCATTTTATGGCGGTGGAGATGGGGGAGGACAAGGGTCTAGAATGTATAGGAATATGCAGAGGGAATTCAATATGGGGAATGACTTTTTCACGGAGCCTACAACTCCTCCAGTTGGTTCTCGGCCGTCAAGCCAGAGGATGAATGGCGATCAGTCGCCCAATGAGTTCAGTCCAGGTCTATTAGATCTGCATTCTTTTGATACAGAGCTTCTGCCTGAG ATGCCTGTTCCCAACCTGTATAATGGTCCTTCTCTCTATAATCCAGTTCGAGGTAGAAGCTTTGATGACTCTGAGCCCTATATTTCAAACAAACAAACAGGAAGAGGTGGTGTTGTGCCAGAGAATGAGCTCCTGAAAAGCTTTGCTGTGGACAAAGAGAAGGTCAATTCAGTTGCAAAGATCAAAGTTGTG GTGCGCAAGAGACCCCTCAATAAAAAGGAGTTAGCGAAGAATGAGGAAGATATTATAGAGACGCTTTCGAATTCCCTGGTAGTGCATGAGACGAAACTTAAG GTTGACCTTACAGAATACATGGAGAAGCATGAATTTGTTTTTGATGCAGTGCTGAACGAGGAGGTCTCGAATGATGAG GTCTATCGTGAGACAGTGGAGCCCATAGTTCCTATAATTTTTCAACGCACTAAAGCCACTTGTTTTGCATATGGTCAAACAG GGAGTGGAAAAACCTATACTATGAAGCCTCTTCCGCTTAAAGCTTCTAGGGATATTTTGAGGTTGATGCACCATACCTACAGGAACCAAGGGTTTCATTTGTTTGTAAGCTTCTTTGAGATATATGGAGGAAAACTTTATGATCTCCTCAGTGATAGGAA GAAACTTTGCATGCGAGAGGACGGTAAGCAGCAAGTTTGCATTGTTGGTCTGCAAGAGTTCAGAGTATCGGATGTAGAGACTATTAAGGAGCTTATTGAGAAAGGAAATGCCACAAGAAGTACTGGGACCACAGGTGCAAATGAGGAATCATCCCGATCTCATGCCATACTTCAGCTTGCCATCAAGAGATCTGTTGATGGCAAAGAATCGAAGCCTCCCCGTGTTGTTGGCAAGCTCTCCTTTATAGATCTGGCTGGAAGCGAACGAGGTGCAGATACTACAGATAATGATAAGCAGACAAG AATGGAAGGTGCAGAGATCAACAAGAGCTTGCTTGCTTTGAAGGAGTGCATAAGAGCCCTTGACAATGATCAGGGTCACATTCCTTTCAGAGGCAGTAAACTGACAGAGGTTCTAAGGGACTCATTTATGGGAAATTCCCGTACAGTTATGATATCTTGCATTTCACCAAGTTCAGGGTCATGTGAACACACTCTGAACACCTTAAGATATGCCGATAG GGTGAAGAGCCTTTCAAAAGGGGGAAACTCTAAGAAAGATGATTTATCTTCAACCATGAATCTGAAAGAATCAACTGCTCAGCCCTTATCATCGGTTTTACCAACTGCGTCGACCTTCGAGGATGATATTAACAATACATGGCCTGACCAAAATGAAAGAGATGATTTCAATGTACCAGAAGACTCCTTTGAGCAGGAGATACTGATGTGGAAGAAAAATGGGAAGCTCGATCAATACGGTTTCTCTACTGCAGTAGAGAACAAGTTACGGAAGCCTAATGGTCAGACAAAATGGAAAGAACCAATAAGATCAGATATTAAGCATTCAAAATCAGATGATGATTTGAATGCTCTCCTACAG GAAGAGGAGGATCTTGTAAATGCCCATAGGAAACAAGTGGAGGAAACTATGAATATTGTCAAAGAG GAGATGAACCTGCTGGTTGAAGCAGATCAACCTGGGAACCAGCTGGATGATTATATATCGAGATTGACCACTATTCTTTCTCAGAAGGCTGCTGGTATCACACAGTTACAAACTCGCCTGGCTAATTTCCAGAGGCGCTTGAAGGAACACAATGTGTTAGTATCTTCATCCGGCTATTGA
- the LOC107897200 gene encoding LOW QUALITY PROTEIN: ATP-dependent DNA helicase DDX11-like (The sequence of the model RefSeq protein was modified relative to this genomic sequence to represent the inferred CDS: inserted 2 bases in 1 codon; deleted 1 base in 1 codon): protein MNALYHSLDKGGVSMLESPTGTGKTLSIICSSLQWVLDQRQKDQSEKRVESDEKKGKNGEIGSDDEPDWIKNFVVNKDNQVDEKKSEKNKHGFASEKYKKRMNKDIKKNDVVDLDDNEFLLEEYESEEEGGIGSLNSKRKGNKFTVNSSSEEEEDEFEEEEEVKLKVYFCSRTHSQLSQFVKELRKTIFANEMNVVSXSRKNFCINEEVLRLGNSTQINERCLELQKSKKKEISKLKLENVHSHIEKYFGRFRSLLGPGNRRYIQTLLVLTRAFLRVLLNDKDGNRLNTCPDAEKGVKRKKTFDSSMAINDFLFSLDIDNINLIKLFQYIKESNIMHKVSGYGDKMTTMQKGLAVKENGESCDHGTILSGFQALANMLLSLTNNDGDGRIIISRKRPSSSGQGAYLKYVMLTGEKIFSEIVHETHAVILAGGTLQPIEETRERLFPWLPSDHLHFFSCSHIVPPESILPLAVSRGPSGRSFDFSYGSRSSSTMIEELGLLLCNLATVIPEGIVVFFSSFEYEGQVYDAWKTSGILERILKKKHIFREPRKNTEIEVILMKYKEAIDNPAPKSGAILLAVVGGKISEGINFSDGMGRCIVMVGLPYPSPSDIELLERVKHIESLGDTSSMEIPKLSISEEHYGGDVQSGFSILRSCRRRGKEYYENLCMKAVNQSIGRAIRHVNDYAAILLVDIRYASDSSKRSFSHPSSKLPQWIKESLVSATNNYGEVHKLLHQFFRFNKNRNCN, encoded by the exons ATGAATGCACTTTATCACTCTTTGGATAAAGGCGGCGTCTCCATGCTCGAAAGCCCCACCG GAACCGGCAAAACTCTGAGCATTATCTGTAGTTCTTTGCAATGGGTGCTTGATCAGAGACAAAAAGATCAATCTGAAAAAAGGGTAGAATCTgatgaaaaaaagggaaaaaatggtgaaattggttCAGATGATGAACCTGATTGGATCAAAAACTTTGTTGTGAACAAAGACAACCAAGTTGATGAGAAGAAGAGCGAAAAAAATAAACATGGTTTTGCatcagaaaaatacaaaaaaagaatgAATAAAGATA TTAAGAAAAATGATGTGGTGGACTTGGATGATAATGAGTTTCTGCTTGAAGAATATGAAAGTGAAGAGGAAGGCGGTATTGGAAGTTTGAATTCAAAAAGGAAAGGCAATAAGTTTACTGTTAATTCTTCGAGTGAAGAGGAGGAAGATGAGTTTGAGGAAGAGGAGGAAGTGAAATTGAAGGTCTATTTTTGCAGTCGAACGCATTCGCAGCTTTCACAGTTCGTGAAGGAGCTAAGAAAGACTATCTTTGCCAATGAAATGAATGTTGTGTC TTCAAGGAAGAACTTTTGCATCAATGAAG AGGTTTTGAGACTAGGAAACTCTACTCAAATTAATGAGCGTTGCTTGGAGCTTCAAAAGAGTAAGAAAAAGGAAATTTCTAAATTGAAG TTGGAGAATGTACATAGCCACATAGAGAAGTACTTCGGAAGATTCCGCAGTCTATTGGGTCCTGGAAATCGAAGATATATTCAAACACTTTTGGTCCTTACCCGGGCATTCCTCCGCGTTCTACTCAATGATAAGGATGGGAATCGTTTAAACACTTGCCCAGATGCTGAAAAAGGTGTTAAGAGAAAA AAAACCTTTGACTCTTCCATGGccataaatgattttttattctcCCTCGATATTGACAACATTAATTTGATCAAACTGTTTCAGTATATAAAGGAAAGCAACATTATGCATAAG GTCAGTGGGTATGGAGATAAAATGACTACCATGCAGAAAGGTTTAGCAGTCAAGGAAAATGGGGAAAGTTGTGATCATGGTACCATTCTATCTGGCTTTCAGGCATTAGCAAATATGTTATTGTCACTGACAAATAATGATGGTGATGGAAGGATAATAATCTCAAGGAAGAGACCATCATCTTCAGGACAAGGGGCTTACTTGAAATATGTTATGCTCACAGGGGAAAAGATTTTCTCTGAG ATTGTGCATGAAACACACGCTGTTATACTCGCAGGGGGAACTCTGCAACCAATAGAAGAAACAAGAGAGAGACTTTTTCCATGGTTACCATCGGATCATCTCCATTTCTTTTCATGTAGCCACATTGTTCCTCCTGAGAGTATATTGCCACTTGCGGTATCTCGTGGACCATCCGGGAGATCTTTTGATTTTAGCTATGGTTCGAGAAGTTCATCAACTATG ATAGAGGAACTAGGTCTCTTACTTTGCAATTTGGCAACAGTCATTCCTGAAGGAATTGTTGTGTTCTTTTCTTCATTCGAGTATGAAGGACAGGTCTATGATGCATGGAAAACCTCAGGAATACTTGAAAGGATTTTGAAGAAAAAGCACATTTTCAGAGAACCTAGAAAAAATACAGAGATAGAGGTCATTCTCATGAAATACAAGGAAGCAATTGATAACCCTGCTCCTAAAAGTGGTGCAATACTCCTAGCTGTGGTTGGTGGCAAGATATCAGAAGGCATCAACTTCAGTGATGGGATGGGTCGATGCATAGTCATGGTTGGACTCCCCTATCCTAGCCCTTCTGACATTGAATTGTTGGAAAGGGTGAAGCATATTGAAAGCTTGGGTGATACAAGTTCTATGGAAATCCCAAAACTTTCAATTAGTGAAGAACATTATGGAGGAGACGTTCAGTCTGGTTTCAGCATTCTAAGGAGTTGTAGGCGCAGGGGGAAAGAATATTATGAAAATCTATGCATGAAAGCTGTAAATCAATCAATCG GTAGAGCAATTCGGCATGTAAATGACTATGCTGCAATTTTATTAGTGGACATCCGTTATGCTTCAGATTCTTCGAAAAGAAGCTTTTCTCATCCAAGCAGCAAACTCCCACAGTGGATAAAAGAGAGTCTTGTTTCTGCAACTAATAATTATGGTGAAGTTCACAAGCTGCTGCATCAGTTCTTCAGATTCAACAAAAACAGAAATTGTAATTAG
- the LOC107897199 gene encoding 60S ribosomal protein L37-3, whose protein sequence is MGKGTGSFGKRRNKTHTLCVRCGRRSFHLQKSRCSACAFPAARKRKYNWSVKAIRRKTTGTGRMRYLRHVPRRFKTGFREGSEAAPRKKVAAASA, encoded by the exons ATG GGAAAGGGAACTGGGAGTTTTGGTAAACGAAGGAACAAGACCCACACTCTTTGCGTGAGATGCGGCCGCCGTAGCTTCCATCTCCAGAAGAGCCGTTGCTCTGCCTGTGCTTTCCCTGCTGCCCGTAAGAGGAAAT ATAACTGGAGTGTTAAGGCAATCCGAAGAAAGACCACTGGAACTGGTAGGATGAGGTATCTTCGCCATGTTCCTCGTAGGTTCAAGACTGGTTTCAGAGAAG GTAGTGAAGCAGCACCGAGGAAGAAGGTTGCAGCAGCTTCGGCTTAA